Proteins from one Antennarius striatus isolate MH-2024 chromosome 12, ASM4005453v1, whole genome shotgun sequence genomic window:
- the LOC137605474 gene encoding trace amine-associated receptor 13c-like produces MSFSSAFLSLIMAVIEEVEICFPQLLNASCRKPVQNRAETIFLHVLLSCISVLTVILNLLVIISISHFRQLHTPTNLLLLSLAVSDFFVGLVLMPIQILQTGGCWFLGTVICGMFYYSSFILTSASVGNMVLISVDRYVAICDPLCYCSKVTVRRVQLCVGLCWACSVFYNGVILIDFLKHPDKYNSCYGECVVIISFITGAVDVLVTFVGPVTVIIVLYMRVFVVAVSQARAMRSHVTSVTQQRSVCVTKKSERKAARTLGIVVFVFLICFCPYFYPSFAGQDMSTSLDFSIFAVWLLYCNSCLNPVVYALFYPWFRRSMKLIATLQIVQPDSCNANIL; encoded by the exons ATGAGCTTCTCATCTGCTTTCCTCTCTCTGATCATGGCAGTTATTGAAGAAGTTGAAATATGTTTTCCACAACTGCTCAACGCCTCCTgtaggaagccagtgcagaatCGTGCTGAGACCATTTTTCTTCACGTCCTGCTGTCGTGTatctctgtgctgactgtgATTCTCAACTTGCTGGTCATCATCTCGATCTCCCACTTCAG GCAGCTCCACACACCaaccaacctcctcctcctctcgctGGCTGTCTCAGATTTCTTTGTCGGGCTCGTGTTGATGCCGATacaaattctccagacagggGGCTGCTGGTTTTTGGGGACTgtgatatgtggaatgttttATTATTCTTCTTTCATCCTTACATCTGCCTCAGTAGGAAACATGGTGCTCATATCAGTTGACCGATATGTGGCTATTTGTGACCCTTTGTGTTACTGCAGCAAAGTCACTGTCAGAAGAGTTCAACtctgtgttggtctgtgttgggcctgttctgtgttctataATGGTGTGATACTGATTGACTTCCTGAAACATCCAGATAAATATAATTCCTGTTATGGAGAGTGTGTTGTTATAATTTCCTTCATAACTGGAGCTGTCGATGTCCTGGTGACCTTTGTTGGCCCCGTTACTGTAATCATAGTTTTGTACATGAGAGTTTTTGTGGTGGCTGTGTCTCAGGCCCGAGCCATGAGGTCTCATGTTACCTCTGTTACACAACAGCGTTCAGTTTGTGTCACTAAGAAGTCTGAGAGAAAAGCTGCCAGAACTCTTGGtattgttgtgtttgtatttctgaTATGTTTTTGTCCATACTTCTATCCATCTTTTGCAGGCCAAGACATGTCAACTAGTTTGGATTTCTCAATTTTTGCTGTCTGGCTACTTTATTGTAACTCCTGTTTAAATCCAGTGGTCTATGCTTTATTCTATCCCTGGTTTAGGAGATCTATGAAACTCATTGCTACGCTTCAGATCGTGCAACCTGACTCTTGCAATGCCAACATATTGTAG